In a genomic window of Mycolicibacter heraklionensis:
- a CDS encoding recombinase family protein, protein MSLRFAFYGRVSTEDAQDPEASRSWQKRRAIDLITPHGGVLAVDYFDIGQSRSLPWKRRPEASRLLADVTSRDRGFDAVVIGEPARAFYGPQFALTFPVLTHYGVGLWVPEVGGAVDPGSEAHDLVMTLFGGMSKGERARIQMRVRTAMSALAQDTTRYLGGRPPYGYRLVDAGPHPNPAKASLGQRLHRLEPDPATCSVVERIYRMYADGAGLRFIAQQLTDDGVPSPSQYDPERNRHRDPRGWSHSAIRAILDNPAYRGIRVWGKQEKYEVLVNPDDVAAGYETRMRWRDEVDWIAPDRRTHEALITDELARAVRLRMQARRGPGLVCSRESTVPYALRGLLFCAACGRRMQGAARPGKQTTRILYRCEFGKSRSVPVDLSDHPRTVYLREDAVTARLDEWIATLADPEDLARGQDVDPAAGPGYAALQRQLSEANAKVAALITAVESGVAVEDLTAALRQRTAERDELRARVERVARPRAMCAAEISELVKELGGLSVILGAATGAERAEVYASLGLRLDYDPHLRRVTATADLSRVAGCVRGGT, encoded by the coding sequence ATGAGCCTCAGGTTCGCTTTCTATGGCCGAGTGAGTACCGAGGACGCTCAAGATCCCGAGGCGAGCCGCAGCTGGCAGAAACGTCGTGCCATCGATCTGATCACTCCGCATGGCGGAGTCCTCGCTGTCGACTACTTCGATATAGGTCAAAGCCGTTCGCTTCCCTGGAAACGCAGACCGGAGGCTTCACGTCTGCTTGCAGATGTCACTTCTCGTGACCGTGGCTTCGATGCCGTGGTGATCGGGGAACCTGCTCGCGCGTTCTACGGACCGCAATTTGCGCTCACTTTCCCGGTGCTCACGCACTACGGGGTTGGCCTATGGGTGCCTGAAGTCGGCGGAGCGGTTGATCCCGGATCCGAGGCACACGACCTCGTGATGACGCTCTTCGGCGGTATGAGCAAGGGAGAACGCGCACGAATCCAGATGCGCGTCCGTACCGCGATGTCGGCACTCGCGCAGGACACAACCAGATACCTCGGCGGTCGCCCACCGTACGGGTATCGACTCGTCGATGCCGGCCCGCATCCCAACCCTGCCAAGGCAAGTCTTGGGCAGCGGCTCCATCGTCTCGAACCCGACCCCGCGACATGTTCGGTCGTCGAGCGGATCTACCGCATGTACGCCGATGGTGCTGGCTTGCGCTTCATCGCACAGCAGCTCACCGACGATGGAGTGCCATCACCAAGCCAATATGACCCGGAGCGGAACCGGCACCGTGATCCGCGCGGATGGTCCCATTCGGCGATCCGCGCAATCCTCGACAACCCGGCGTACCGCGGTATTCGTGTGTGGGGCAAGCAGGAGAAATACGAGGTCTTGGTCAACCCCGACGATGTCGCTGCCGGGTACGAGACTCGCATGCGGTGGCGTGACGAGGTCGACTGGATCGCACCTGACCGGCGAACGCACGAAGCGCTGATCACTGACGAGCTGGCGCGGGCTGTCCGACTTCGGATGCAGGCGCGGCGGGGTCCGGGTCTTGTGTGTAGCAGAGAATCGACGGTGCCATATGCGCTGCGCGGGCTGCTGTTCTGTGCCGCATGTGGACGCCGCATGCAGGGCGCCGCCCGGCCGGGGAAGCAAACAACGCGGATCCTCTACCGTTGTGAGTTCGGCAAGTCACGTTCTGTACCTGTGGACCTGAGTGATCATCCGCGCACCGTCTATCTCCGCGAAGACGCAGTGACAGCGCGACTCGACGAATGGATCGCCACTCTGGCCGATCCAGAAGACCTCGCACGCGGGCAAGACGTGGACCCGGCGGCCGGACCTGGCTACGCCGCCTTGCAGCGCCAGCTGAGCGAGGCGAATGCCAAAGTGGCTGCCTTGATCACCGCCGTGGAGTCTGGCGTGGCCGTTGAGGATCTAACTGCTGCGTTGCGTCAACGTACCGCCGAGCGCGACGAGCTGAGGGCACGCGTTGAGCGAGTGGCGCGGCCCCGCGCCATGTGTGCCGCCGAGATCAGTGAGTTAGTTAAGGAGTTAGGCGGACTGTCGGTCATCCTCGGCGCGGCAACCGGAGCTGAGCGCGCCGAGGTGTACGCAAGCTTGGGCCTGCGTCTCGACTACGACCCGCATCTTCGGCGAGTCACGGCGACTGCCGACCTGAGTCGTGTCGCCGGATGTGTCCGAGGGGGGACTTGA
- a CDS encoding replication initiator, with protein MNSSTTSAQLVLPGVPDTADTARVVEQMVRRAASMGYESWWRRAESVGFCAHPIQLIGADEYGRQRVVWTRCNNRRAHICPSCSDLYARDTWQLVHAGAAGGHHGMPTTVADHPQVFVTLTAPSFGAVHTATKSREKAAQVCRDQHRVGGYRRCPHGKQLWCSMSHDHGDERVGQPLCPECYDYAGHVLFTWHLPELWRRFTITLRRALRKSLKAAGVDPDTVRVSFIKIVELQARAIPHIHALIRLDPHDDLDRPGWESPIGAVELAKVIQYAIRTVTLTVNDPTADGGGQTIRFGTQIDTQPLTASVDPPPNEHNSGSSRSMSSRLVARYLAKYVTKSLAALGISARRLSTEAIPDLDVSEHVRTILTTISDLADKGLSGIGRWLHTLGFRGHITSKSRRYSTTMTVLREQRAIWTRQESSKSTAYQYDPDCDFAGGDDLVAWEFDRAGPGSLGDRSLVYSAALQRIHIRRIGLVEARRHTRSQHWDPPGASDG; from the coding sequence GTGAATAGCTCCACGACATCGGCGCAGCTTGTCCTACCGGGTGTTCCGGATACAGCTGACACCGCCCGGGTGGTCGAGCAGATGGTGCGGCGCGCCGCCTCGATGGGATACGAATCCTGGTGGCGACGAGCAGAATCCGTCGGATTCTGCGCCCACCCCATCCAGCTGATCGGTGCCGATGAGTACGGGCGTCAGCGGGTGGTATGGACGCGCTGCAACAACCGTCGCGCCCACATCTGCCCCTCCTGCTCGGATCTCTACGCCCGCGACACCTGGCAACTCGTGCACGCCGGTGCCGCTGGCGGTCACCACGGCATGCCCACCACGGTGGCCGATCATCCGCAAGTGTTTGTCACTCTCACCGCACCGAGCTTCGGGGCCGTCCACACCGCCACGAAGTCACGGGAGAAGGCAGCGCAGGTGTGCCGCGACCAGCACCGGGTCGGCGGCTACCGACGCTGCCCGCATGGAAAACAATTGTGGTGCAGCATGTCCCATGATCATGGCGACGAGCGGGTCGGCCAGCCGCTGTGTCCGGAGTGCTACGACTATGCCGGGCATGTGCTGTTCACGTGGCACCTGCCCGAACTGTGGCGACGCTTCACCATCACCCTGCGGCGCGCCCTACGCAAAAGCCTGAAAGCCGCCGGAGTTGACCCGGATACGGTGCGAGTGAGCTTCATCAAGATCGTCGAACTGCAAGCCCGCGCTATCCCACACATCCACGCACTGATCCGCCTGGATCCCCACGACGACCTTGACCGCCCCGGGTGGGAATCACCTATCGGTGCAGTCGAACTCGCTAAGGTCATCCAGTACGCCATCCGCACCGTCACACTCACCGTCAACGACCCGACAGCCGATGGCGGTGGGCAGACGATACGGTTCGGCACACAGATCGACACCCAACCGCTAACCGCATCGGTGGATCCGCCGCCAAATGAGCACAATTCAGGCTCAAGCCGGTCCATGTCTAGCCGGCTGGTGGCGCGCTATCTCGCCAAGTATGTCACCAAATCCTTGGCAGCCCTCGGAATCAGCGCACGCCGCCTATCTACGGAAGCCATACCCGACCTGGACGTGTCCGAGCATGTGCGGACCATCCTGACCACCATCAGCGATCTCGCGGACAAAGGACTGTCCGGCATCGGGCGGTGGTTGCACACCCTCGGATTCCGCGGCCACATCACCAGCAAATCCCGCCGTTATTCGACTACCATGACCGTGCTGCGCGAACAGCGCGCCATTTGGACGCGTCAGGAAAGCTCGAAAAGCACTGCATACCAATACGATCCCGACTGTGACTTCGCCGGTGGCGATGATCTGGTGGCGTGGGAGTTTGACCGTGCCGGCCCCGGCAGCCTCGGCGATCGCAGTCTCGTCTATTCCGCGGCCCTCCAACGTATTCACATCCGCCGCATCGGACTAGTGGAAGCCCGTCGCCACACACGCAGCCAGCATTGGGATCCACCAGGGGCAAGCGATGGCTGA
- a CDS encoding FtsK/SpoIIIE domain-containing protein has product MTSNKKNTTNSGSGDDDWFGELVMSLFTASGYVLWWAVLFPAISVPIIASLVLAISHGPRVGLICAIVCSAGYAGWAWLQPGSFRAWVTEPVRRRWLTWSRYTRTWESTCTLHGLTATLGGRTLTPTLRTVTIGKTTDVLVVRIVTGQSVADWHKQSDALAAAWRAGRISITAISPGELRITLMRADVLAEPIALPMPTPATPVDLVSVRVGITETRHWWQVPLLGHHVLIAGATGAGKGSVLWSLIAGIAPAVKTGLVRLCVIDPKGGMELGAGAPLFTVFTHDATDTTLELLRQLVTVMHARANRLRGHTRLHTPTTSEPLFVAVIDEIAALTAYVTDRKVRTEVEQLLGLLLSQGRAVGISVVAAVQDPAKDTLPVRQLFTVRIGLRLTEATQTTMVLGQGARDAGAECDRIPDTTPGVGYMMVDGTAHAQRVRAFHVTDHDITALASRFRRTARRPNKPHQPHNTDTGHTASEGSGE; this is encoded by the coding sequence ATGACATCGAACAAGAAGAACACCACCAACAGTGGATCAGGCGATGACGACTGGTTCGGAGAACTGGTCATGTCGCTGTTCACCGCATCCGGGTATGTGCTGTGGTGGGCGGTGCTGTTCCCGGCGATCAGCGTGCCCATCATCGCCAGCCTCGTCCTTGCTATCAGCCACGGCCCACGCGTGGGCCTGATCTGCGCGATCGTGTGCAGTGCCGGGTATGCGGGCTGGGCCTGGCTCCAACCGGGGTCATTTCGCGCCTGGGTGACCGAACCGGTACGGCGGCGCTGGCTCACGTGGTCGCGCTACACCCGCACCTGGGAATCGACCTGCACCTTGCACGGCCTGACCGCCACCCTCGGCGGACGCACTCTCACTCCCACCCTGCGCACGGTGACGATCGGTAAAACCACCGATGTGCTCGTGGTGCGGATCGTCACCGGCCAGTCCGTGGCAGATTGGCATAAACAGTCCGACGCGCTGGCCGCCGCGTGGCGCGCCGGCCGCATCAGCATCACCGCCATCTCGCCCGGCGAACTGCGCATCACGTTAATGCGCGCAGACGTGCTGGCTGAACCGATCGCCCTGCCCATGCCAACCCCGGCCACCCCGGTCGATCTGGTGTCGGTGCGGGTCGGGATCACCGAAACGCGACATTGGTGGCAGGTGCCGCTGCTCGGTCACCACGTGCTGATCGCCGGGGCAACCGGCGCAGGCAAAGGCTCAGTGCTGTGGTCGTTGATCGCCGGCATTGCCCCCGCGGTGAAGACCGGGCTGGTCCGGTTGTGTGTCATCGACCCCAAAGGCGGCATGGAACTCGGTGCCGGAGCACCCCTGTTCACCGTGTTCACCCACGACGCCACCGACACCACCCTGGAGTTGCTACGCCAGCTCGTCACGGTGATGCACGCCCGGGCGAATCGTCTGCGCGGCCACACCCGCCTACACACCCCCACGACGTCGGAGCCGTTGTTCGTTGCGGTGATCGATGAGATCGCCGCACTGACCGCATACGTGACCGACCGCAAGGTCCGCACCGAAGTCGAACAACTCCTGGGCCTGCTGCTCTCCCAAGGCCGCGCAGTCGGCATCAGCGTGGTCGCCGCGGTCCAAGACCCGGCCAAAGACACCCTGCCGGTACGGCAGCTGTTCACGGTGCGGATCGGGTTGCGGCTGACCGAAGCCACCCAAACCACCATGGTCCTCGGCCAAGGGGCGCGCGATGCCGGGGCAGAATGCGACCGCATCCCCGACACCACCCCCGGGGTGGGCTACATGATGGTTGACGGCACCGCCCACGCCCAGCGGGTGCGGGCCTTTCACGTCACCGACCACGACATTACCGCCCTGGCCAGCCGGTTCCGCCGAACCGCGAGGCGACCGAACAAGCCCCACCAGCCACACAACACCGATACCGGCCACACCGCGAGTGAGGGCAGCGGTGAATAG